A stretch of Alkalicella caledoniensis DNA encodes these proteins:
- a CDS encoding prepilin-type N-terminal cleavage/methylation domain-containing protein, with translation MKGIGVNRFHYVRKGDEMHRIVNNNKGFTLIEVIISILIISIIVLAFLSIFSNSVINVFSMGNKNTAMVLASDIMEILYGSQPFENIGQLNEFLDSLEGNFSYSVQQSTLLGEIDGFNVTIVAYYKNGDRSVELKSFIRGED, from the coding sequence TTGAAAGGCATTGGAGTAAATAGATTTCACTATGTAAGAAAAGGTGATGAGATGCATCGAATAGTTAATAACAACAAAGGCTTTACCCTTATAGAAGTAATAATATCTATCCTGATAATATCTATAATAGTTCTGGCTTTTCTATCTATTTTTAGCAACAGTGTTATAAATGTATTTTCCATGGGCAATAAAAATACCGCCATGGTGCTGGCCTCGGATATCATGGAGATACTTTATGGTTCTCAACCCTTTGAAAATATTGGTCAATTAAATGAATTTTTAGATAGCTTAGAGGGGAATTTCAGCTATTCAGTTCAACAATCAACACTTCTCGGTGAAATAGATGGGTTCAATGTTACTATAGTAGCATATTACAAAAATGGTGATCGATCTGTGGAATTGAAGTCATTTATAAGGGGGGAAGACTGA
- a CDS encoding DUF7305 domain-containing protein codes for MLKFLDNKGSSLTLVLIVLMIMAVLGSTALFAMSSEGKQAARHDHKVQAYYLARTGAEAVSEYIIQNPNNISDIDMLISSIPSDMTNPLGNNGSIAIEAVRDDNKVIITSTGIFKGVEDVVVLELTLPGFSLLDYAIFTLSYQPDKMDLKNNISIVGPIGSNSTIATKNKTDAPDITENANIPMSELPQFDASLFPAITSLQNNYNTSSGDLYVRVHGEKTNRTITVEGNNILHLLVQGELELHGNGEIKTEGNSKIIIYVMDGSEVTISGGSRINAFVYAPYSVVTWNGGGSATEPMLGGFIAQEFNGPSSNGQVIEHDVNLLLQGAFTNIDELVTGTGSSSFERHWSK; via the coding sequence ATGTTGAAATTTTTGGACAACAAGGGATCTAGTTTAACCCTTGTACTAATAGTTTTGATGATTATGGCAGTGTTGGGTAGCACTGCGCTATTTGCCATGAGCTCAGAGGGTAAACAAGCAGCAAGGCATGACCACAAGGTACAGGCTTATTATCTTGCAAGAACTGGGGCTGAAGCAGTTTCAGAGTATATCATTCAAAACCCAAACAATATTTCAGACATAGATATGTTAATTAGCTCTATACCATCTGACATGACAAATCCCTTGGGAAATAACGGCAGTATTGCTATAGAGGCAGTTAGGGATGACAACAAAGTTATAATAACCTCTACGGGAATTTTTAAAGGTGTAGAAGATGTTGTGGTACTGGAGTTAACACTTCCAGGTTTTTCATTACTCGACTATGCCATATTTACTTTGTCCTACCAACCAGATAAAATGGATCTAAAGAATAATATTTCTATAGTTGGTCCCATAGGTAGCAACTCAACCATTGCAACAAAAAACAAAACTGACGCTCCCGATATAACTGAAAATGCAAATATACCCATGTCTGAGCTACCCCAATTTGATGCTAGCTTATTTCCAGCCATAACTTCTCTACAGAATAACTACAACACTAGTTCTGGAGACTTATACGTTAGGGTACATGGAGAGAAGACTAACAGAACTATCACCGTGGAAGGCAATAATATACTACATTTACTAGTCCAAGGTGAGTTGGAGTTACACGGTAATGGAGAAATTAAAACAGAGGGCAACAGTAAAATAATTATTTATGTTATGGATGGCTCTGAAGTTACCATATCAGGTGGCTCGAGAATTAATGCATTTGTATATGCACCTTATTCTGTAGTGACATGGAATGGTGGTGGCAGTGCCACAGAACCAATGCTCGGGGGATTCATAGCCCAAGAGTTCAACGGTCCCAGTAGCAATGGTCAGGTTATAGAGCATGATGTAAACCTTCTGCTTCAAGGGGCTTTTACAAACATAGATGAATTGGTCACTGGTACTGGTTCATCAAGCTTTGAAAGGCATTGGAGTAAATAG
- a CDS encoding competence type IV pilus major pilin ComGC — protein MFKFFGKKLNEQKGFTLIELIVVIAIIGILAAIAIPRLGAFTSRAEDAAEKADIRIIESAAQMYYAEVGSFPADISALTEYLDEEILDKYEGTTFDTDNGKISELKVDED, from the coding sequence ATGTTTAAATTCTTTGGTAAGAAATTAAATGAACAAAAAGGCTTTACACTAATCGAACTTATCGTAGTAATCGCAATCATTGGTATCTTGGCAGCAATCGCAATCCCTAGGTTAGGTGCCTTTACAAGCAGAGCAGAAGATGCAGCAGAAAAGGCTGATATCAGAATTATTGAAAGTGCAGCTCAGATGTATTATGCAGAGGTTGGTAGTTTTCCAGCGGATATTAGTGCTTTGACAGAATACTTAGATGAAGAAATTCTTGATAAATATGAAGGTACTACATTTGATACTGATAACGGTAAAATCTCTGAATTAAAAGTTGACGAAGACTAA
- a CDS encoding ABC transporter ATP-binding protein, whose product MIKVKNLVKKYGNFTAVNDISFEVNKGSIFGLIGPNGAGKTTTMRIMSTLLTKTDGDIEIGGQSLFSDIKRSRRMLGYMPDFFGVYDDLKVYEYLEFYGEASGCTLADVRKMSPDLLELVGLNHKRDDYVNNLSRGMKQRLCLARTLIHQPDVLILDEPASGLDPRARVELRNILRELRKMGKTVIISSHILLELSELCTDIGIIVNGQMPIWGPIDQVLSRVQGDVLLDIKVLENIDEAKVWLLEQSSIRDVNINNLGSFEVLFSGSDHEIGQLLREMSNRFLVTGFNPKKQNLEEIFMQLTEVEKYEG is encoded by the coding sequence ATGATTAAGGTAAAAAACTTAGTGAAAAAATACGGCAACTTCACAGCAGTGAATGATATAAGCTTTGAGGTAAACAAAGGTAGCATCTTTGGACTTATAGGTCCAAATGGAGCTGGTAAAACAACTACCATGAGGATAATGTCTACACTTTTGACTAAAACAGATGGAGATATAGAGATAGGTGGTCAGTCTCTTTTCTCAGATATAAAAAGATCTAGAAGGATGCTTGGTTACATGCCCGATTTTTTTGGAGTTTATGATGATTTGAAGGTTTATGAATACCTAGAATTCTACGGTGAAGCGTCGGGATGCACTTTAGCAGATGTAAGAAAGATGAGCCCAGACTTGCTAGAGTTAGTAGGCCTAAATCACAAAAGAGACGATTATGTGAATAACCTGTCTAGGGGTATGAAACAAAGGCTATGTTTGGCCCGTACCCTTATTCATCAACCAGATGTTCTGATTCTAGATGAACCTGCATCAGGGTTAGATCCAAGGGCCAGGGTGGAATTAAGAAATATACTTAGGGAACTCCGAAAAATGGGCAAAACTGTGATTATTAGCTCCCATATTTTACTGGAGCTTTCGGAGCTTTGTACTGATATAGGTATAATTGTTAATGGGCAGATGCCCATATGGGGTCCCATAGATCAGGTTCTCTCTAGGGTTCAAGGAGATGTTCTTTTAGATATCAAAGTCTTAGAAAATATTGATGAAGCAAAGGTTTGGCTACTGGAGCAGAGTTCAATAAGGGATGTTAATATAAACAACTTAGGAAGTTTTGAAGTTTTATTCTCGGGGTCTGATCATGAGATTGGTCAGCTTTTAAGGGAAATGTCCAACAGGTTTTTAGTGACAGGATTCAACCCTAAAAAGCAGAACCTAGAAGAAATATTTATGCAATTGACGGAGGTGGAAAAATATGAAGGTTAA
- a CDS encoding ABC transporter permease, with product MKVNPLLTNELRLRMRNWRTFGMVSVYLLVLGGIGILFFSTSLWEIRSGYADLAKVGRFLFIFLSVIQFLMIFFLVPGFTANSISSEKEKQTFDLLVCTQLSPLSIVGGKLFAALSTVVLVIFASLPVYGFVFLLGGVSLGEVIKLVVIYIYAAFVYGSYYIFLSTKFKKSQSAVIFSYGVALVLLGLTLIMTAIIVAIFQSQGKDGPFPFLLVLNPGIIAEWIYPEIEEPLRFFSFGLYPFVGFFSWLKFWHMGVVTNLTLSVLSLYGATVAVNPLKKGKRSG from the coding sequence ATGAAGGTTAATCCTCTGTTGACAAATGAACTGAGACTTAGGATGCGTAATTGGCGTACTTTTGGTATGGTATCTGTTTATCTTTTAGTACTAGGGGGAATAGGGATACTATTTTTCTCCACATCCCTTTGGGAAATCCGTAGCGGGTATGCAGACTTAGCAAAAGTAGGAAGATTTTTATTTATATTCCTAAGTGTCATACAGTTTTTGATGATATTTTTCTTAGTACCAGGGTTTACTGCAAACTCCATATCCAGCGAAAAGGAAAAGCAGACCTTCGATCTTCTGGTGTGTACTCAACTATCCCCACTTAGTATTGTGGGGGGGAAGCTATTTGCAGCCCTAAGCACTGTGGTTCTAGTAATATTTGCATCACTACCCGTATATGGTTTTGTTTTTTTACTGGGTGGGGTTTCCTTGGGAGAAGTTATTAAACTAGTTGTTATATACATCTATGCTGCATTTGTTTACGGTAGTTACTATATCTTTTTATCAACCAAGTTCAAAAAGAGTCAGTCAGCAGTAATTTTTAGCTATGGTGTAGCATTAGTATTATTAGGACTAACCCTTATCATGACGGCTATAATAGTAGCAATATTTCAAAGTCAAGGGAAAGATGGCCCATTTCCATTTTTACTGGTGTTAAACCCCGGTATCATTGCAGAGTGGATTTATCCAGAAATTGAGGAACCCCTTAGATTCTTTAGCTTTGGATTGTATCCCTTTGTAGGATTTTTTAGCTGGTTGAAGTTTTGGCATATGGGAGTGGTAACCAATTTAACCCTAAGTGTGCTATCACTGTACGGAGCTACAGTAGCGGTAAATCCACTAAAGAAAGGTAAAAGGAGCGGATAA
- a CDS encoding PilW family protein has protein sequence MLNFLRNDRGITLIEVIISMVIMSIVMALAFSLYFFGLRSFSTSTSQADIQQEVRLVDEIIKKQLRNALELTIDSGSDYHELKLVNNKFYYNNNQSVSLKWVQNIIVNSNTNGNILIYEIITKENRFNMKNQLLLNNFTLDNPLSIQLTNQVLYYETTD, from the coding sequence ATGCTAAACTTCCTTAGAAATGACAGGGGGATAACCCTAATAGAGGTCATAATATCCATGGTGATAATGAGTATAGTTATGGCACTGGCTTTTTCCCTATACTTTTTTGGTTTGAGGAGCTTTAGTACTAGTACATCTCAAGCTGATATTCAGCAGGAAGTACGTTTAGTTGATGAAATAATAAAAAAACAGTTGAGAAATGCATTGGAGTTAACCATAGATAGTGGCTCTGACTACCATGAGTTGAAGCTTGTGAACAACAAATTTTACTACAATAACAACCAATCTGTTTCTCTTAAATGGGTGCAGAACATAATTGTAAACTCTAACACAAATGGAAATATATTAATTTATGAAATAATCACAAAAGAAAATAGATTTAACATGAAAAACCAACTGTTATTAAATAACTTCACACTAGACAATCCACTAAGTATACAACTTACTAATCAGGTCCTTTACTATGAAACAACAGACTAA
- a CDS encoding DUF7305 domain-containing protein has translation MNPSISKSQINYGFKIHGQVKTSDEPLTFSMPNFPVFPNLPIHPNMVEGTHNVIAEGNLNITNYQVANFTLHLNSDYKFNQINMNSGRTLNINIGNQDRVIVVEQLNIENGFINILGTGKLTIYVNNNITFNNGRINSEDKTQNLTIYLKGSGNPSHPKVVNISGSQKIYASLYAEDADVQLFNSGGFQGNIITGGKNVNLSGSATANVRAIYAPNAKVSVDAGANVKGVVISNEFSMSGNTTLEYTDVKGDPFLESLFGGNVSYKPIWK, from the coding sequence TTGAATCCATCCATTAGTAAAAGTCAAATAAATTATGGATTTAAGATACATGGACAGGTCAAGACTTCAGATGAGCCACTAACATTTTCTATGCCAAATTTTCCTGTTTTCCCTAACCTTCCAATTCACCCCAATATGGTAGAAGGAACTCACAATGTTATTGCAGAAGGTAACCTAAATATAACAAACTATCAAGTTGCAAACTTTACCCTACATCTAAATAGTGACTATAAATTTAACCAAATTAACATGAACAGTGGTAGAACACTTAATATCAATATAGGTAATCAAGATCGCGTAATAGTGGTAGAACAGTTAAATATTGAAAATGGTTTTATAAATATTCTGGGTACAGGAAAACTGACTATTTATGTAAATAATAATATAACCTTTAACAATGGTAGAATTAACAGTGAGGATAAAACCCAAAACTTGACCATTTATTTAAAGGGTTCAGGTAATCCATCTCATCCAAAGGTAGTAAACATAAGTGGTAGCCAAAAAATATATGCTTCACTGTACGCAGAGGATGCAGATGTTCAATTATTCAATTCAGGGGGTTTTCAAGGAAATATTATAACAGGTGGAAAAAACGTAAATCTTAGTGGATCTGCCACCGCCAATGTAAGGGCAATCTATGCCCCAAACGCCAAGGTGAGTGTAGATGCAGGGGCAAATGTTAAAGGAGTTGTTATTTCTAATGAGTTTTCCATGAGTGGTAACACTACCTTAGAATATACTGATGTAAAGGGAGATCCGTTTTTGGAATCACTTTTCGGCGGAAATGTATCATACAAACCAATATGGAAATAA